ACTACTACCTCTTGGCCTCCATCAGCCAGAAGGACCaccactgccatgcctggcccACCATCTGCCTCCGAAAGACCAAAGAGTGCCTCAAGGAGTATGCTCACTACTTCCTGGAAGTTACCCTGCAAGGTGAGAGCATAGAGCCAGGGGGCTGAGGGCATGGGAGGCTGGGATCAGCTGCCTCAAGATGGGTGTCATCTAGAGAGGGCCTTCTTTCATGCCTCAAACCCCACGCCCGTATCTTTGCAAAGAAATGCAGGATCTATTCAGTGCTATAGCAGCATAATGCAGAAACGAAATAGCAGCTTACCCAAAAGTCACCAGTACCTAGAGACCAGCAACTCACCTGGGAAGTTTTCATATGAGAACCTTTAAATCACACCAACTCACAAGTAGATCATTCCCAAGGAGCTGTCATTGCACAGATTAAATAGGATGGGGCAGGTGACAGTGTTCACATCTGCATTGGCAGTAGTAAGTTGGTGTGTCTGGAGTGCTGGGAAGACAGCCCAGGCTATAATGTGCTTGCTGTGAACGTGTGAGGAGCTCTGTATTCAGGCATTAGAATGCACAGAGAAAGCCAGACGTAGTGACAGACAAACCTGCAATCCAAGAgatagggaggcagagacaggagaatctcaggtgcttgctAGCTAGCAAGCAGCATGATCAATGAGGCCCAGGTTCCAGTGtgagaccctctttcaaaaaGCAAgatagaagccgggcgtggtggcacatgcctttaatcccagcacttgggaagcagaggcaggtggatttctgagttcgaggccagcctggtctacaaagtgagttccaggacagccagagaaaccctgtctcaaaaaaaccaNNNNNNNNNNNNNNNNNNNNNNNNNNNNNNNNNNNNNNNNNNNNNNNNNNNNNNNNNNNNNNNNNNNNNNNNNNNNNNNNNNNNNNNNNNNNNNNNNNNNNNNNNNNNNNNNNNNNNNNNNNNNNNNNNNNNNNNNNNNNNNNNNNNNNNNNNNNNNNNNNNNNNNNNNNNNNNNNNNNNNNNNNNNNNNNNNNNNNNNNtgtgtgtgtgtgtgtgtgtgtgtgtgtgtgtgtgtgtgtgtgtgtgtgtgtgtgtgtgtgtattttctcatGGACTCAAGCAAAAGCCTCATTAAGCCAACAGTTCCCCTGCAATTTGGAGCCACAGAGAGACTGAGTCATCTCATCATAATGACATAGAAGGAAGTGATGgcttctgtacacacacatacacacacacacacacacacacacacacacacacaccagaagagggtgatagGCCCATTGCTCTAcctattcctttgaggcagggtctcttgacCCTGGGGTTTGCTTTCAGCTCATCTAGAAACCAGCAAACTACAGTgttcttccatctctgctctcatCAGTCGGGGTTGCAGGGAATGGCAGAATGGCCAACTTGttgtgtggttgctaggattctAGCCCGTGATTGTTGCATAAACATTCTATAAAGCCGAGCCTGACTGCTGCCCTCACAGACAGATTTTTAAATCTAAGTTAGGTCAGATGCTGGTCAGAATACTATTGACACACCATAAGACAAATAGCCCAGAGCAGGGATATCAGTGATTTGGGACTATTAGGCATTGATTGAGCACTTGCTGTATGCCTTGCTGCAGAATTTTGTATGCATTAACTCATTTGAACTTCACAGTGaccctgtgctggctagttttacgtCAGCTTTACACAAGATGAAGTCACCTGAGAGAagagagcctcaattgagaagataCCTCCATAAGATGGGGCTATAAGaagtttcttaattagtgattactATAGGAGGACCCAGCCTATTATGAGTGGaatggtggtcctgagttctataagaaaacagacctAGCAACCCATGGGGAccactcctccatagcctctgcatcggctcctgcttccaggttcctcccctgtttgagctcctgtcttgGCTTCTGTCAGTGGACTTTGAGTTAGGATATAAGTCACATAAACCCTTccatccccaagttgctttgttCATGGTGCTTCGTCACAGAaatagtgaccctaactaagacagaccccTTTCAAAGATGTTTCGGTCAttcccattttataaatgaggaaattCATACTCAAGAAGTGTTagggcagagctagagagatggctcagtgggttaagagcactgattgctcttccagaggtcctgagttcaaatcccagcaaccacatggtggctcacaatcaactgtaatgggatctgatgccctcttctctggtgtctctgaagagagcaacggtgcactcatatacataaaataaataaataaatctttaaaaaaaaaaagaagaagaagaagaagaagaagaagaagaagaaaaagaagtgttaAGTCACTTCCCCCCGCAAAGGTCAGTGACAGGATTTGAACCTGGAAGTCTGACTCTATTGCTCTTCCTATAACTATTCTGCCCTAAACTGATAGATACTTTCAAAGGCATAAGTTGAAGTAATTCAAAGTTATGAGCAAATTGATAGCAAATAGTAATGTACCAGATATCATCCCTGAAAAGTGCAGAAGTGTCCACTGTACCTATTAACCTATCTTCAGAGGTCTTAAGAAAACGGaacataagccaggcatggtggcgcacacctttaatcccagcactctggaggcagaggcaggcaggctttctgagtttgaggccagcctggcctacagagtgagttccaggacagccagggctatacagagaaaccctgtcttgaaaaataaaaagaaagaaagaaagaaagaaaaagaaaacggaaCATTTCTGGGGCCAGTGAGATTACTCAATGGAAGATGGAGCTGAATTCGATCCCTGAATCCCacttggtagaaggaaaaaattaactctagcaagttgtcctctgactgccacgtGTACAAATATCCTACACACTTTATGTGCCTGcgagtaatataaataaatgtaatttaaatatctttaatattACTTTGTAAGCCTAGACAAAGTTATTAATATCAGACTCATATAgccattcatttgtttttcatcaGATTTCTGGTGCCCGATGAGGACCAGACATTGTTTCTGTGCAAGCAGTCATTGGCCAGACTCTGTCCATCAATAATAACCAAAAAAagcacgccgggcgtggtggcNNNNNNNNNNNNNNNNNNNNNNNNNNNNNNNNNNNNNNNNNNNNNNNNNNNNNNNNNNNNNNNNNNNNNNNNNNNNNNNNNNNNNNNNNNNNNNNNNNNNNNNNNNNNNNNNNNNNNNNNNNNNaaaaaaaaaaaaaaccaaaaaaagagaaagaaagatttttatgGTTCTTTTAATAGCCTGTCAGCAAGCATCTTAAAGCTTTCTGGGAGTGTAGACAAGGTTTTAAAGAATTGTCCCTCTAAGCCACAAACTGAATCCCAAAACTTTAAGCCCAAACAATGGCACCtgatcttttctagtttcttATCCCATTTGTAAAAAGCTAACACTACATGGCCCTTGAGCAGATTCATTTGTCTGCTGTTCAGCAGACCAGTCAAGAGACTCAATGGGGCAACTTTCCAGCATTAATGCCTTCTGAATTTTCTTTCAGATCATATATTTTACAAATTCCAGCCTTCCGTGGTTGCTGCAGCCTGTGTTGGGGCCTCCAGGATCTGCCTTCAGCTCTCTCCCTACTGGACCAGAGACTTGCAGAGGGTCTCAAGCTACTCCCTAGAGCATCTCAGCACGTGTATCGACATCCTGCTGGTGTAAGTCCTCTCCTGATTGGTTACATTTCTGAAATATTGACCTTCTATTtgctctgggggggtgggggtggaactAATGTTAGGGGGAGATTTTCTGACAGATAGTAGTTCCCCCAGATAAAGGGTTGCAGGCAAAATGAGCAGAGTGACCCCTGAGAGAAGTGGTATTTGGAAAGCAGGTATGGCCGCATGCAACTATAACCTTAAAACTTGGGAAACTGAAGCCAGAGGATTGAAAACTGGAGGTCAGCTTAGGAGAAatagtgaaactgtctcaaaaaaaaaaaaaacaagaatgcaggcagtggtggcacaagcctttaatcccagcacttgggaggcagaggcagacggatttctgagttcgaggccagcctggtctacagagtgagttccaggacagccagggctacacagagaaaccctgtcttggaaaaacaaacaaacaaaaaactaagaatGGGGCTTTGAGAGTTGGctgtttctctttgtatttttaagattggagagaaagggaaaagaggaacaaGGCTGGGGGCACCTGTTCCTATATTCATGTCTACACTCATCCTattgttgtattttgttattgagacagggtatcacatagcccaggctaactcagtctcactatgtagctagtGGGCTATCCTTGAACTTCCGATCTTTTTGCCCCTCCATCCTGAGTGCTGatgttacaggtgtgtgccaccatgctcagttgATTTACTGCTAAGGGTCAAACtcagcttcatgcatgctaggcaagtactctatcaactGAACTCCATCCTATCTGGGTTGACTGATGTAAGTCCCAGTGTGATTTTGTGAATTCATTCTCTCATAAGTTTCTTTTCTCAGGCAAGCTGCAAAAGTGACCACTTAGCCAACCAGGTCCAAAGTGGCTTCAGCTAAGAGATCACAGCCTCTTTTAAGGGGTCAGTGGGTCATTTTAGATCTAACACTGTGAAATAGAGATTGGCAGCCAAAGAGACCAATAATGGCTACTAAGAGGAGTGCAGAGAGAACAGAATAGCCCTAGAGTAGCTACCTCCCTCTTTCACCAGCAGGTAGTGACTACCTCTGTATGCAGGCCTGAGTGACTGGGTCTGGGTAGCAGAAGCAGAAGACCTTCGGTCCCCAAAGAGCCACCTCTCAACATCCAAATGCCAGCAGTTTTGCTGTGATATCGGAGACCCACTCTAAGATGTTAGCCCTGCTCCCTAGGCTGAGTCTTCAACTGTATACTTTTAGAGTCCCCAAGTCAAGCCAGGTGATGGGAGTGCACATCTTTAATGTCatcattggggaggcagaggcaggcagatctctgaattcgaggccaaccaagttccagaacagccaggggtacacagagaaacgtcttaaaacaaacaaacaaacaaacaagtccccAAGTCAGTACACAACCTGTTTTGACCGCTGATGGCTACTCCAGTATCAGCCACCAGGCTTACGTTGCTTGTCATTGCTTGCTTCCAAACCCCAGGGGGTAGTTTGCTTTGTAGCTGCTGGAGATTCTCCCAGATGGGGATAGAGCTGGCCCTGAAGAACCTAGAAAGAAGCAGAGGGGAGGttctctgccaagtgctgggatgctgAATGAACAGAAGCAGGTGGGACCCAAATTACCTGCTGAGGCTTTAACAGCCAAGGTGTGGAGGTTCAGGAGCTGCGGGGACAAGTTTGCCTACTCTTACTCAGGATCAGAGAGGTTTGGGGGCAGAAACAGCTGCAAGCTGAGACCTGAGGCCTGAGTCTAGTAAGTCTAGTAAGTGGCTGTGTTATAACGTGTCATCATTGAGTGGTGTGGCACTGTCCCACTTACCGAGGAAGTTATGCAGGTGCCTAGTGGCCTTGGATCTCCAAAACTCACTTGAGCCTTTTCCTTTCAGAGCATATGACAATGTCCTCAAGGATGCCATTGCAGTCAAGAGGCAGACGCTGGCCATGGTGCCGGGCTCATCATCAGCTCCCGCCCAAGTGCTGTTCCAACCGCCCACCTACCCGACTCTCAGCCAGCCACCATCAACAACACTAGCCCAGTTCCAGAGTCCAACGCAGGACTTGTGCTTGGCATATCGGGACTCGTTGCAGGCCCACCGCTCAGGGAGCCTGCTCTCAGGAGACACTGGTCCATCCCTCCACACGCCATACCCAACCCTCCAGCCCTTGGATATGTGTCCTGTGCCCGTCCCTGCATCCCTTAGCATGCAGATGGCCATAGCAGCTGAACCCAGGCACTGCCTTACAGCCTCCTATGGAAGCAGCTACTTCAGCGGCAGCCATATGTTCCCTGCAGGCTGTTTTGACAGCTAGGCCACATTTGGACCACAGGGAGAATCCTGAAAGATCCAGACAAAGGAAGTAAATGCCTAAGAGGAGAGCTCATCCAGGTGAGACAAAGAACCAAGTACCTTTAGGTAGAGAGGGtctttgctctttttaaaaacaaaccaacagaacaaaacatCCAGGGACACATCTCACCCAACAGCATCTCTCTGGGAAACCTCTTCCGTGTATGCCTGGAGGACAAAGACATGGCTCTGTGACCTTTCCCCTGAACTGCAGATCCAATGAAGCATATCAGACTTGGACAGTGAGGATTACATACATCCGGGCTTCTCAAAGACTACTCTTCATAGCCATGCCACTGAAAAAGAAGGGGCACCTGACACGTCTGTCTATGTCCCTAGAAGATCCATCCTGAGTGTCTTTCTCTCCCTAGCTCCACTCCAAGGGCCCCATGGCCCATGTTTAGGCCTGAGCACTGAGCCCATAAGGCACAGTAAGTGGCTATCTTGCCTGACCTTTGTTTTTGAACCCCAAATCTTTTCATTCTTCTAGCTATTTCACATGCTGCTGCTTCCTGGAACAGTCTAGCTTTCtatcctgcaaaaaaaaaaaaaaaaaaaaaaaaaattctcgtTTACATACCGTGTCAGGGATTTTTGTGATACTTGAAAATTCCGTAGGAGCAAAAAGTTTGAATTGCCACACTGTCTGTCCCACATGAGGCTGTATCTTTTAGTAACCCAACTTGGGACCAACTGGTGGATAACAGCAGCGAGGGATACCACCTCTCAGGCTCACTCTGCAAGAGTCCACCCCTGGGATCTGTTCACCTATTGGACTTGGATTTCTGCCCCCCTGGTGGGAGAATGTTGTTTGAAGGAGACAAAGGTTTGAACTGACCCTCACTTCACTCCACCACTTGCTTTTAGTGCTGAGGTTAAACCGATCCCAGATTTGAGTTTGGCCAACACTAAAGGGTAGTCATACTGTGGAATATTagaaaagtgggggggggggcgggggactAACGTGGTATATGACACCAGCATTGAAAGGCAAGAGATTGCTAAAGCAAAAGCCTATGTCTGGGATTTGCAGTGCGAGGGCTCAGGAACACTGTCACCATGTGCAATATGTTATGACTATGACTCACAACCTGTGCTTAAGATGTTCttgtggttgggtttttttgttttgttttgttttggggttttttgtttgtttgtttttttcctggtcAGGGGACATGCTGTTCACCCATCAGAATTGGAAGGGAGGTTCAAAAGACCACAGAAACAAATTGTAATTTAGTTTTTGAAACGATTGCGTctctgttggtttttgttttcttttggtgggggtagggactttttttttttttttttttgtgatcgATCTGATGTAGCTAAGGCTACACTCAAACTTAGTGCAGAGCcaacgctggccttgaactcctgctcctcctgcttcagcctctgatgtatgccaccacaccttgtCTGCCATCTTGGTTCTCTTTGACTCATTTGCCAATCCAAGAGACCATAGCAGGGACTGCCAGGAAGGTTGGCCACACGCTACTGAGTCAGATTTAACGGCGATAGGGCTTTTCTGAGCAGATGGATGTCTCAtggaaacagaggaaggaaagagctggATGCAGATAAGGAGctgccattttctcaattagcatAGGAACCTGCACATTcgtttgttatttgtgtgtgtgtgtgtgtgtgtgtgtgtgtgtgtgtgtgtgtgtgtgtgtgtgtatgttttggcTCCTGCCCCTCCATCTCCTTTACCAGTCTCTCTGTTTATGTGCAACTGGTTTGGAGTCTATTGTATCTGTCTGCCCTGGGCTTGGGCTTTTGAGAGAAGCACCTCTACTGGGGCCCCAGAACTAGCCTGATTCTCAGGACCAGATGTCCTGCAATAAACACATCACCTGCTCTTGGTCTCTGCTGCCTTTGTCTGAACATCTCTTAGCAAGTCAGCCCTTTTCCACATCACTCTACTCTACCTCAGTGGGAGTCTCCTTTGGGTGAGGGGTGAAAGAGATTCAGAGGTTTATGAGATTTCTCATGCCTGTGACAGAATGACCCAATAAGGAAAGCAAcctaaaaggagaaaatgtttatttctgcTCATGGTTTGAAATGAAGTCCACTGTGGCAGAGAAGCCATGGCAGGCAAGGGGAGCTTGTGACAGCCGTGGCAGGAACATCTTCATGGATCAAGAGGAGAAATGGGACAGAAAGTAGAGTCAGGCTGTCAGTGTCAAGACTGGGTCCCTAGAGATCTACTCCCTCCAGCAAGGTCCCAACTAcaaaaggttccacaacctcccAAGACAAGGccaccagctgaggaccaagtgttcaaacacatgagcctgtgaggaTCCTTTTACATTATTGGAGCTGTCACTAGCAAGACCAGTGCCTCTGGACCTGAGTCCTACCCTCTAACCAGGAACTGATTTTCCCTGGGCAGAAGAATGAGTGAGGCTTGACCTCCCAACCTGCTCTCCTGCAGCCACCATTGCTCTTCAAAAGCAAACCAGTAATAGATTTGCTGCAAGGAATTGATGTGCACAGCCATGGAAGCTGGCCAACACAGAATTCTTAGACTTCTCATCAGCAGGTAACAGTTGATATGACACAGTGGTGAAGTCTAAACTTTGCAGGGTTGGCCATCAAGCCAGGAACTTGGGTAATTTCTTTCTTGCAACCTTGAGGCAGCATTCCTTTTCTGGGAAACTTTAGTCATTGCTCTTAAAGCCTTTAGCTAGCTCAGTGGGACCCCGTTCACCTGCTGCTCTTGAAGTCACACATCTAAGAAATAATCACATCcgggggaaaaaaatcatcagagcAATGCCTAGACTAGTTTTTCATTGAACAACAGCACCACAGCTTCACAGAGTGAAACCGCATAATTAGCTATAGTTAGTAGCTGTTGGGAGACAACTGGCCAAGCCTCTCCTAACTTGTCTTCCTACCTATTAAAATGGGGGTGGTGACCACACTTACCTGCCTGCTGGGGTCTCGTGATCAACAACAGAATGTGCATCAAGGCCAGTATCTTTAAAATGATGGGTGGTTATTATACAGTTCTTCAAAGATAAGATGCTCTGCTATTTATTATAACAATAATTGCATTTTGTTTGCAGTAACAGCAGACTTTGTTGCCCACGCTGGTTTTGAACACCTGGATTCAACTGACCTTCCCATCTtggcctcccaagtagctgagacagatgcaggaggACACTGCTTAGCTAAGACACCTTTCAagggctgagaatgtagctcagtgactgGGTTGCAGAGTACTTGGCTACCATGCACAGAGGTCTGGTGGTAGTTTGCAGTACCACAGAAAGTGGAAAGGgcgaagagaaaaagaagaaagggaaagcaagAGGCAGGAGAAGATGGCTAAGTGGAAGTGGGTATAGTGCTTGCCTTATAAGGGTGAACAACTTGAGGGCACATCTTTATGTGCTAGATACAGTATTGAAAGATACAGAAAGATGGGAGTTGGAGACAAGATTCTTCACATGCCTGGCCTACACAGCAGCAAATAAGAAGAGACCTAGTCTCAAGCAAGGACCAATGCCAAAGGTTGCCCTCTGATTTCCCACATGTCATGGCATGGGTACACTTGCAGAaacatgcatatcacacacaaattttttaaaaaaggtaaaaacaGCTATCCATGATGGTCTGTGCCTACCATTCTATCACTCAATGGGTTAAGGCaagaggattatgagtttgaggtgAGTCTGAGCTACATTGTGGGACCCTAGTTCAAAACTACAATGTGTGTGGTAGAACTATGGACCTGTCTCCACTGTAGTGGAGAATTTCATAGTCTCTCTCGGCCCCTCTGCTCTGCCTGCATGCAAACCATTATGTGAGCTGCCATCAGGTGCGGTTAAGGGGTATTCACCCAGCACAGATGCCTTGCTGCGTGATGCTCTAAGGCATGAGGATTAAGACCAGACTGAGGATGTCATTCGGGAGCCATGTCTAGGTAGAGAGCTGGAACAGCCCTCACTCTCATTGTACACAAGACACTGAGGCAAGGCACTCTGGATCGAGGGGACTCAGATAAAATGAATTGAGTGTACGAAGAGTAATGAATTCTCTTCGGACACATCCTTTCCTGTGGCTTTATTCCCCATCTGTTACCATGGAGACCACTGAACTTTTGGCCTGGTAAGAGCTCTAGGCAAAGCTGAGCCACGGAGTCACAGGCCTAGCTTTCAAGCAGAAAGAACAACTGATTTCTTCCAAACATGGATGCTCGTGGATACTCTGTTTCGACTTTGTTGCCACACTGGACCGTGACTAGAAAAGGTTAATAAGCAGAGATGGCGTGGTGCACACCACAATCTATAAAACAGTCTGGAATCTGAGTTGAGATATTTCAGTAGTATTTATTGTGCATGCAGTATAAAGGCTACAGAGAAGTATTCCAAGGCCGcgtgggtgtcttagttagggttttacttagttactgctgtgaaaagtcaccatgaccaaggcaagtcttatcaaggacaacatttcattggggctggcttacaggttcagaggttcagtccattatcatcaaggcaggagcgtggcagcatccaggcaggcacggtgcaggcagaggtgagagttctacatcttcatctgaaggctgctagcagaatactgacttccaggtaactagggtgagggtcttaagcccacacccacagtgacacacctactccaacaaggccacagcgtctaatagtgccacccccctgggtcaagcacatacaaaccatcacactgggcaAAGGCTGTTAGAAACCTCAGATTTGCAGTCtactttattttgaatttgttgtGGATTATACCTTCAGAAACCTCTTACTGttgccttttttaaaatatctgagaGGTGAGCTACCTCCTTTTAGTACTACTGGTGACGGTGGCGGGGGTCATAGCAACCGGTGCTAGCTGAGCATTTACTCTGCTCCAGACCTGGTTAGTATTGGTCTTACCCATCCCAGGAACCCCAAAAGAAGGAGCTGCtgccgggcctggtggcacaggtctttaatcccagcacttaggagacaggcagGCGGCCACTGTGAGTGCAGGGACAATcaaggttatatagtgagaccctgtctcaaaaaataaataataacaataataatagatcATGGCACAGGAAGATTTGCTGGAGTGGAGCTATAAAGGAAAGAGGCACAGTCCAAACCCTGTGGCCTGAACCTATCTACCCTTGGCTAAGAAAGAAAAGGTCTTGCTAAGCCCCCTTAACACAGCGACAAGGTGGTTCAAATGAGGCTCTGCATCGCCTGGTGATGTTCCCACGTGACTTAGGAGCTAGTGGCAGAGGCACTCCTGAGCCTTTGGTTACACTGACTTGAGAGTGGTGCTGTGACAATGGTTGAGCTGCTGGAGGTAGCAACTCTATTAGGGTAAGCTCACCTGTAGCCCCACTTATAGCTGGAGAAGGAGGCTCAGAGGAGGGATGGACTTGGGAAAGGTGGCACAGCTACTGGGGGACAAAAGAGGGTCTTGACCCCTGGCAGTGTGGAAGGAGGGCTTGAACTCCAGTGTAGATCTTAACCACTTACCTGCTTGCAGGCCAGCAAGGTAACACTTTGTCCTTGGTCCCTCACTCCATATACCTGCAAAGCTGTGGTCCTCATCAGGGGATGAAGCTCAGCAACAAATATGTTCAGGGTTGCCTGGGTTCCTGCTCTGTGACCTTAGGCAGAGCTCTATCCCTCTCTGAACCTATTTCTCTATCTGTGAAATGTGTTTTA
Above is a genomic segment from Mus caroli chromosome 11, CAROLI_EIJ_v1.1, whole genome shotgun sequence containing:
- the Ccnjl gene encoding cyclin-J-like protein — protein: MDEPWWEGRVASDVHCTLREKELKLPTFRAHSPLLKSRRFFVDILTLLSRHCHLCPSARHLAIYLLDHFMDQYNITTSKQLYTVAVSCLLLASKFEDREDRVPKLEQINNTRILSSQNFSLTKKELLSTELLLLEAFSWDLCLPTPAHFLDYYLLASISQKDHHCHAWPTICLRKTKECLKEYAHYFLEVTLQDHIFYKFQPSVVAAACVGASRICLQLSPYWTRDLQRVSSYSLEHLSTCIDILLVAYDNVLKDAIAVKRQTLAMVPGSSSAPAQVLFQPPTYPTLSQPPSTTLAQFQSPTQDLCLAYRDSLQAHRSGSLLSGDTGPSLHTPYPTLQPLDMCPVPVPASLSMQMAIAAEPRHCLTASYGSSYFSGSHMFPAGCFDS